A genomic window from Rhodococcus sp. KBS0724 includes:
- a CDS encoding PE-PPE domain-containing protein, translating to MRKYSLSVVCTFALGTALLSANAATASPNSCPAGAVFAVGGTWDPTGQTTQPVTDRYAAQGYVAKPVSYPASFWPLGDQTYDASVAVGVQALHAEVDTFHNQCPGSEVVITGYSQGARIAGDVLGDIARDGSIPQSQVTGVLYSDPRNSRGGIETVIPNVVPGATMSGTRAGFGDIPVQEVCIEGDGICNMPKPRDAPEQFVDSVFGYFTKHGTYQPMMTDSTPPPQPSLPESPTVPLQPAEVATAIASRLVENLTPYVKAALSSALTTVLTAP from the coding sequence ATGAGGAAATACTCGCTGTCAGTGGTGTGCACTTTCGCCCTGGGGACGGCGCTGCTGTCCGCTAATGCTGCGACGGCATCACCGAACTCATGCCCGGCCGGCGCGGTATTCGCAGTTGGTGGAACGTGGGATCCGACCGGCCAAACCACGCAACCTGTCACGGATCGCTACGCCGCCCAGGGATATGTCGCAAAACCCGTGAGCTACCCAGCCAGCTTCTGGCCTCTCGGCGACCAGACTTACGACGCCAGTGTGGCTGTCGGCGTCCAGGCACTTCATGCTGAAGTTGATACCTTTCACAACCAGTGCCCTGGCAGCGAAGTCGTCATCACCGGATATTCCCAAGGTGCGCGGATTGCAGGTGACGTTCTCGGCGACATCGCCCGCGACGGGTCCATTCCCCAATCTCAGGTGACAGGCGTCCTGTATTCCGACCCGCGAAACTCGCGCGGCGGCATCGAAACCGTGATCCCGAACGTTGTTCCCGGTGCAACGATGTCCGGTACCCGCGCGGGCTTCGGCGACATTCCGGTCCAGGAGGTGTGCATTGAGGGCGACGGCATCTGCAACATGCCCAAACCACGCGATGCGCCGGAACAATTTGTCGACTCTGTTTTCGGCTACTTCACGAAACACGGTACGTATCAACCGATGATGACGGACAGCACTCCGCCGCCGCAGCCTTCCCTTCCAGAATCGCCAACCGTTCCCCTGCAGCCCGCGGAGGTCGCCACCGCAATCGCCTCACGGCTCGTCGAGAACCTCACGCCCTATGTCAAAGCAGCATTGTCGAGCGCGCTGACTACTGTTCTGACCGCACCTTGA
- a CDS encoding cholesterol oxidase substrate-binding domain-containing protein, with protein MTAQDEKFRLSRRGFMAAGAGAVAATAFAGWTPAYAVPAGSSGSAGGPVPTLTPPPAFPEGIALYQQAYQNWSKEIMLDTIWTCAPKTPEDVVRLANWGHANGYTIRPRGAMHGWTPLTVVNGASIDKVILADTMVHLNWVNVDAGGSPATVTAGPGATLDAITTALQAQGLGFANLPAPGVLSIAGSLAVDAHGAALPAEGEPHVPGQTFGSLSNLVTSLTAVVWNGSEYALKTYSRADAAIKPLLTHLGRTFLTSVTLQAAPNYRMRCVSYTDIGWQELFGARGASGRTFEKFVRENGRAEAIWYPFTERPWMKVWSLAPEKPRFSREVTGPYNYIFSDNLPEPVTDMIGQINSGNPGIAPAFGQIMYATTVAGLAATFSNDLWGWSKDVQFYIRATTLRLTEGGGAVITSRANIGQVIHDFTHWFNGRMEYYRSIGQFPLNGPVEIRCCGLDEPSDVEVTSAGAPTISAMRPRPDHPEWDTAIWLNVLGVPGTPGMFAFYREMEQWMRGHYNNNDATFRPEWSKGWAFGPDKPYTDAQIIDNDLPQTYRDGVPTSDNWDTANAAFNALDPHKVFSNTFLEQLLP; from the coding sequence ATGACGGCACAAGACGAAAAGTTCCGACTGTCCCGACGAGGTTTCATGGCCGCCGGAGCCGGAGCCGTAGCCGCGACCGCATTCGCCGGCTGGACACCGGCCTACGCCGTCCCCGCCGGCTCTTCCGGCTCCGCGGGTGGCCCGGTACCGACCCTCACACCGCCGCCCGCATTCCCCGAAGGCATCGCGCTCTACCAGCAGGCGTACCAGAACTGGTCCAAAGAGATCATGCTCGACACCATCTGGACCTGCGCTCCCAAAACGCCCGAAGACGTAGTACGCCTGGCCAACTGGGGACATGCCAACGGTTACACCATTCGCCCCCGCGGTGCCATGCACGGCTGGACACCCCTGACTGTGGTGAACGGCGCTTCCATCGACAAAGTCATCCTCGCCGACACCATGGTCCATCTGAACTGGGTCAACGTCGATGCCGGTGGATCACCGGCGACGGTCACCGCAGGACCCGGTGCCACCCTCGACGCCATCACCACCGCACTTCAGGCTCAGGGCCTCGGATTCGCCAACCTCCCGGCACCCGGCGTCCTGTCCATCGCAGGATCTCTCGCCGTCGACGCCCACGGCGCAGCCCTGCCTGCGGAAGGCGAACCACACGTTCCCGGACAAACTTTCGGTTCTCTCTCCAACCTCGTCACCTCCCTGACCGCAGTGGTCTGGAACGGCAGTGAATACGCGCTCAAGACCTACTCGCGGGCCGACGCCGCCATCAAGCCACTCCTGACCCACCTCGGCCGCACCTTCCTCACCTCCGTCACACTGCAAGCGGCACCCAACTACCGCATGCGCTGTGTCAGCTACACGGACATCGGTTGGCAGGAACTCTTCGGCGCTCGCGGCGCCTCCGGACGCACCTTCGAGAAGTTCGTCCGCGAAAACGGTCGCGCAGAAGCAATTTGGTACCCCTTCACCGAACGACCCTGGATGAAGGTGTGGTCCCTCGCCCCCGAAAAGCCTCGCTTCTCCCGCGAGGTGACCGGACCGTACAACTACATCTTCTCCGACAACCTCCCCGAACCGGTCACCGACATGATCGGGCAGATCAACTCCGGAAATCCTGGTATCGCACCGGCATTCGGCCAGATTATGTACGCCACCACCGTCGCCGGTCTCGCCGCGACCTTTTCCAACGACTTGTGGGGGTGGTCCAAGGACGTTCAGTTCTACATCCGGGCCACCACGCTGCGCCTGACCGAAGGCGGTGGCGCTGTCATCACGTCCCGCGCCAACATCGGCCAGGTCATCCACGACTTCACCCACTGGTTCAACGGCCGGATGGAGTACTACCGGTCCATCGGGCAGTTCCCTCTCAACGGACCCGTCGAAATCCGCTGCTGCGGCCTCGACGAACCATCCGACGTGGAAGTCACGTCCGCCGGCGCCCCCACCATCTCCGCCATGCGCCCACGCCCCGACCACCCCGAATGGGACACCGCCATCTGGCTCAACGTCCTCGGAGTCCCCGGAACACCCGGCATGTTCGCGTTCTACCGGGAAATGGAGCAATGGATGCGCGGCCACTACAACAACAACGACGCCACCTTCCGCCCCGAGTGGTCCAAGGGCTGGGCATTCGGCCCCGACAAGCCGTACACCGACGCACAGATCATCGACAACGACCTCCCCCAGACCTACCGCGACGGCGTCCCCACCAGCGACAACTGGGATACCGCGAATGCCGCCTTCAATGCACTGGATCCGCACAAGGTCTTCAGCAATACCTTCCTCGAACAGCTACTTCCGTAA
- a CDS encoding serine hydrolase: MRSTSRQRRTRFAVIAFAAAALVSCGSNEDTSAGTSSPAASTVTPESQKITDIVQAQVTELGLSGAVYGVWRGDAVVATGAVGESPLGVPATADMQVRVGQPMEPMLSTVLLQLDESGALPLDEPIAKWEPSFPRSDQITPRMLANSTTGISDYVTNPEFDKRFYANPIRGWTAQEILDLANTRPPLFAPGTSFGYSHSDLTLLGEVVQKATGQSLSDLLQQRIFDPLGMTDSRVALNPQIPDPVLHGYTTERGVFEDSTFWNPTAFLHSGNMNSTVTDVGKWVRALGTGELLSDRAFAEQMAPTTAGLGPLTADKFFTFGTVHLDGWLVMNPAYGGYNGVALYEPQSETTIVIYATLGLTSNVNGNNAVPISNAIGAVMVPDNPPHVPGA; this comes from the coding sequence ATGAGGTCCACTTCACGGCAGCGACGAACTCGATTCGCCGTGATTGCCTTCGCCGCGGCGGCACTTGTTTCCTGCGGATCCAACGAAGACACAAGCGCAGGCACGAGCAGTCCCGCTGCAAGCACCGTCACTCCCGAATCACAGAAGATCACCGACATTGTCCAGGCCCAGGTCACCGAGCTCGGTCTCAGCGGCGCGGTGTACGGCGTGTGGCGAGGTGACGCCGTCGTGGCCACCGGCGCTGTCGGCGAATCCCCACTCGGTGTTCCCGCAACAGCCGATATGCAAGTACGCGTCGGGCAGCCCATGGAACCGATGCTCTCGACTGTCCTTCTCCAACTCGACGAGTCCGGCGCTCTCCCGCTCGACGAACCGATTGCCAAGTGGGAGCCGAGCTTTCCACGCTCCGATCAGATCACTCCACGAATGCTCGCCAACAGCACCACCGGAATCTCCGACTACGTCACCAATCCCGAATTCGACAAGCGCTTCTACGCCAACCCGATCCGGGGCTGGACCGCGCAGGAAATCCTCGATCTCGCCAATACCCGTCCACCGTTGTTTGCACCCGGCACCAGTTTCGGATACTCACACAGCGACCTGACTCTGCTCGGTGAAGTTGTCCAGAAGGCGACCGGGCAATCTTTGAGTGACTTACTGCAGCAGCGCATTTTCGATCCGCTCGGAATGACTGACAGTCGGGTTGCGCTGAACCCACAAATCCCCGACCCCGTCCTGCACGGCTACACCACTGAACGCGGCGTCTTCGAGGATTCGACGTTCTGGAATCCCACGGCCTTCCTGCACAGCGGCAACATGAACTCCACAGTCACTGACGTCGGAAAATGGGTTCGCGCCCTCGGAACCGGTGAACTGCTCTCCGACAGAGCCTTCGCCGAACAGATGGCCCCGACAACCGCGGGCCTCGGACCTCTGACCGCCGACAAGTTCTTCACCTTCGGGACGGTGCACCTCGACGGTTGGCTCGTCATGAACCCGGCATACGGCGGATACAACGGTGTTGCGCTCTACGAACCGCAGTCTGAAACCACCATCGTCATCTACGCAACTCTCGGACTGACATCCAACGTCAACGGCAACAATGCCGTCCCCATCAGCAACGCAATCGGCGCCGTCATGGTTCCGGACAACCCGCCGCACGTCCCCGGGGCGTGA